In Aegilops tauschii subsp. strangulata cultivar AL8/78 chromosome 3, Aet v6.0, whole genome shotgun sequence, one genomic interval encodes:
- the LOC109780713 gene encoding uncharacterized protein — protein sequence MNRLGGSGTGGADVPPLQHQQLEEVMGHGDPMLVAMRNNYRQRILEHAERVVTARLHKGLRVPDDWQRGLPELARRVEKVLFEKHPNKREYYNMTNEPIQPHFEFAVTTSLAQTERQRASSTAYARVTQGDTPNELVNTVLSLAINSSDDHSKASNSNLAIHAPVKEEVSEEPKFSCPFCFEELVDAASTICGHIFCHKCIEFSIQAQSRCPSCWRGLTMNSFHRVYLPATMD from the exons ATGAATCGGTTGGGCGGCAGTGGCACTGGCGGCGCCGATGTGCCACCGCTGCAGCATCAGCAGTTGGAGGAGGTGATGGGCCACGGCGATCCCATGCTAGTGGCGATGCGCAACAATTACCGCCAGAGGAT ATTGGAGCATGCAGAAAGGGTGGTAACTGCGAGATTACATAAAGGATTGAGGGTACCTGATGACTGGCAGCGGGGGCTGCCGGAGCTTGCTAGGCGGGTCGAGAAAGTCTTGTTTGAGAAACACCCAAACAAG AGGGAGTACTACAACATGACGAATGAACCAATTCAGCCACATTTCGAGTTTGCTGTCACGACCTCGCTTGCTCAGACTGAGAGGCAGAGAGCATCTTCCACTGCCTATGCTCGTGTCACCCAAG GGGATACCCCCAACGAGCTTGTGAACACAGTACTATCTCTGGCGATAAACTCTAGTGATGACCACTCAAAAGCGTCCAATAGCAACTTG GCAATCCATGCACCTGTTAAGGAGGAGGTCTCAGAGGAACCAAAGTTCAGCTGTCCATTCTGCTTCGAAGAGCTGGTCGATGCGGCATCGACTATCTGCGGCCACATCTTCTGCCACAAGTGCATCGAGTTCTCCATCCAGGCTCAGAGCAGGTGCCCTAGCTGCTGGAGGGGACTCACCATGAACAGCTTCCACCGCGTCTACCTCCCTGCTACCATGGACTAA